A region of Dictyostelium discoideum AX4 chromosome 1 chromosome, whole genome shotgun sequence DNA encodes the following proteins:
- a CDS encoding hypothetical protein (Group-specific antigen), translating into MMDIKYKGWNKHQPTTGQKLIQKNINHPILPFREARSITTIKGRDLAWRYLLKALPKHHGENCHSCKEEESSMHIFFECKSIKQNIDSIYQKVCKDSNNTYHGPWSEKVLGKLLTPFSSNLIGAIMESIWYRRNQIKFNDNTTIITENQIIHKIKKARDAEWDRTRKIVEKQLRQELRCTDNRESINRTASIKRRHEKFSHNWNSKLMTINIPEHFIPYCSYNTNYS; encoded by the coding sequence ATGATGGATATCAAATACAAGGGATGGAACAAACACCAGCCAACAACAGGTCAAAAACTGATTCAAAAGAACATTAATCACCCAATTCTACCATTTAGAGAAGCCAGATCAATCACAACTATCAAAGGAAGAGACTTAGCATGGAGATATCTACTCAAGGCACTTCCAAAACACCATGGGGAGAATTGCCACTCATGTAAAGAAGAAGAATCGTCTATGCACATCTTCTTCGAATGCAAATCAATAAAACAGAATATCGACTCAATCTATCAAAAGGTCTGTAAAGACTCCAACAACACTTACCACGGTCCATGGAGCGAAAAAGTTCTCGGGAAACTACTCACACCATTCTCATCAAATCTGATAGGAGCCATTATGGAATCGATATGGTACAgaagaaatcaaataaaattcaacGATAACACTACAATAATAACAGAGAACCAAATAAttcataaaatcaaaaaagcgAGAGATGCTGAATGGGATAGAACAAGAAAGATAGTAGAAAAGCAACTACGTCAAGAACTAAGATGCACTGATAACCGAGAGTCAATCAATCGGACCGCATCAATAAAAAGAAGACACGAAAAATTCAGCCACAACTGGAACTCGAAACTCATGACCATAAACATCCCGGAACACTTCATACCATACTGCTCATATAACACCAACTactcataa
- the dst2 gene encoding STE20 family protein kinase: MANIAALEPFVGKEDPVELFELIEEIAEGSFGTVYKGKHLPTGNIMAVKIIALDEDETFEDLVVEIDILNRCNHNNIVKYYGSWVKGDELFIAMECCGGGSITEIYQELNIPLNESQIAYVCRETLKGLEYLHHTNVIHRDLKGANILLTESGDVKLADFGVSGLLDKSSKRNTFIGTPYWMAPEVIENRSNPVPYDTKADIWSLGITLIELAEAEPPLSEIHPMKVLFQIPYRDPPKLKNQENYSKDFINFIQSCLQKDPNQRKTATELLKHPFVTNTKEKAVLTDLITKYRKFRAAELEEGGDEDEDSSEQEGMDSDDKDSDLKKSVGTSDRKSTLIANGSTSSLSPPASPSQRKSTGQNLQLPQIIEQQSSSSSSSSSSSLSSQSLQPQAVNKSTDRLSANINGSNTKSNTIDKKTTAAASASASSLNLSTGNLQQSLSGSGSITTNSGVGNGTSGKPTTNGKSSDDRSPDIRTNRKAGRPVTIRKTLEKRNDAVKKIVNAKLMKQQLKDIKKQQQKQQEEEEQLLKQQQKEKDDLLKQNAAKATQQQKQSAAKEEKIQKQHKVEKETLSRQQKADREQLLKKNQSDCSKQRTKVTDQQKQQQREFKDQQKQQQKQKEHEFKDQNKVLDKSTPKKLSKHIAIHQKVIREQEICVQDLVFQQKQDFQKLVDDHQNATQNLFLENKQQSEQLFAWHTQQNQQFQFQQQCQLENYQEYHTVLRENMNAEHQLAKSQLEHSHLSETNHLKERQVTETEQHIKQMTTEQRNSLKEFKLKQTQDFKEFLNKLKKELKDEKGNKKQLQQQHKEQKKQFELTLSTQEVDFQKKQARQKEEEDDILLTHQKESFKRLQDKQQNIIRDIEEHCKLQRQQFETEYTFNEEEMLIEHYRQKKALLKQQHSEQKQIYQEQTQLQYRLLQEQHKESPALLTDQHLKQKESIEEQQKERLTLQQEEHRIQQESLKKQEQKKKGSVTDLPASLASMQLEQSKQLQLLSEQLQAELATMFERHTKETQSLQAELAKAQEKLQSDQQKLLHDLTEEQKKSKLKLKSESPSCKENPLHMKKKSTGTTPPSTSSNQKTLNNSNGASSNGHHHHHHQSAGVGGSGGTISSSHNTPVLPHNMKHQRSFSTSLPSFKFDNQD; the protein is encoded by the exons atggCAAATATAGCAGCACTTGAACCATTTGTTGGAAAAGAAGATCCAGTCGAATTATTTGAACTCATTGAAGAGATTGCAGAGGGTTCATTTGGTACAGTTTATAAAGGTAAACATTTACCAACTGGAAATATAATGGCGGTAAAAATTATTGCATTAGACGAAGATGAAACTTTTGAAGATTTAGTTGTAGagattgatattttaaatagatgtaatcataataatattgtaaaaTATTATGGTAGTTGGGTTAAAGGTGATGAATTATTT attgCAATGGaatgttgtggtggtggatCAATTACAGAGATTTATCAAGAATTGAATATACCATTAAATGAGAGTCAAATTGCATATGTTTGTCGTGAGACATTGAAAGGATTAGAGTATTTACATCATACAAATGTAATTCATAGGGATTTAAAGGGAGCAAATATATTATTGACAGAGAGTGGTGATGTGAAATTGGCGGATTTTGGTGTTAGTGGATTGTTGGATAAAAGTAGTAAGCGTAATACATTTATTGGAACACCATATTGGATGGCACCAGAGGTGATAGAGAATAGAAGTAATCCCGTACCATACGATACGAAAGCAGATATTTGGTCGTTAGGTATTACATTGATTGAATTGGCAGAGGCAGAGCCACCATTATCAGAGATTCATCCAATGAAAGTACTCTTTCAAATACCTTATCGTGATCcaccaaaattaaagaatcaagAGAACTACAGTAAAgatttcatcaatttcattcaATCTTGTTTACAAAAGGATccaaatcaaagaaaaacCGCAAcggaattattaaaacatccATTCGTTACAAATACCAAAGAAAAGGCAGTTTTGACTGATTTAATCACAAAATATAGAAAGTTTAGAGCTGCAGAATTGGAAGAGGGTGGCGATGAGGATGAAGACTCTAGTGAACAAGAAGGTATGGATTCCGATGATAAAGATAGtgatttaaagaaatctGTTGGTACATCTGATAGAAAATCAACATTGATTGCAAATGGATCaacttcatcattatcaccaccagcatcaccatcacaaagaaaatcaactggtcaaaatttacaattaccTCAAATTATTGaacaacaatcatcatcatcatcatcatcatcatcatcatcattatcatcacaaTCATTACAACCACAAGCAGTTAATAAATCAACTGATAGATTATCAGCAAACATTAATGGTTCAAATACTAAAAGTAATACAATTGATAAGAaaacaacagcagcagcaTCAGCATCAGCATCATCACTTAATTTAAGTACAGGTAATTTACAACAATCATTATCTGGTAGTGGTTCAATTACAACCAATAGTGGTGTTGGTAATGGTACTAGTGGTAAACCAACAACCAATGGTAAATCTAGTGATGATAGATCACCAGATATCAGAACCAATAGAAAAGCAGGTAGACCAGTTACAATTAGAAAAACATTGGAAAAGAGAAATGATGCAGTTAAAAAGATTGTCAATGCTAAATTGATGAAACAACAATTGAAAGATATaaagaaacaacaacaaaaacaacaagaagaggaagaacaactattaaaacaacaacagaaAGAAAAGGACGATCTATTGAAACAAAATGCAGCAAAAGcaacacaacaacaaaaacaatcagCAGCCAAAGAGgagaaaattcaaaaacaacaCAAAGTCGAGAAGGAAACTCTCTCAAGGCAACAAAAAGCAGATAGAGAACAACTTCTCAAAAAGAATCAATCCGATTGTAGTAAACAAAGAACCAAAGTGACCgatcaacaaaaacaacaacaaagagaATTCAAAgatcaacaaaaacaacaacaaaaacaaaaggaACACGAATTTAAGGATCAAAATAAGGTACTTGATAAATCCACACCAAAGAAATTGAGTAAACACATTGCAATCCATCAAAAGGTCATTAGAGAGCAAGAGATTTGCGTACAGGATTTGGTTTTCCAACAGAAACAAGACTTTCAAAAGTTGGTCGATGACCATCAAAATGCAACCCAAAATCTCTTCCTTGAGAATAAACAACAGAGTGAACAATTGTTTGCTTGGCATACTCAACAGAATCAACAATTCCAATTCCAACAACAATGTCAATTGGAAAACTATCAAGAGTATCACACAGTATTACGTGAGAATATGAATGCTGAACATCAATTGGCAAAGAGTCAATTGGAACATTCTCATCTCAGTGAAACCAATCATCTCAAAGAGAGACAAGTTACAGAGACCGAACAACATATCAAACAAATGACAACCGAACAAAGAAACTCTCTAAAAGAGTTTAAATTGAAACAAACTCAAGACTTTAAAGAGTTTCTCAATAAACTAAAGAAAGAGTTGAAAGATGAAAAAGGCAATAAGAagcaattacaacaacaacataaaGAACAAAAGAAACAATTCGAATTGACTCTCTCCACACAAGAGGTAGATTTCCAAAAGAAACAAGCACGTCAAAAAGAGGAGGAGGATGATATCTTACTCACTCATCAAAAGGAATCATTTAAAAGACTTCAAgataaacaacaaaatatcATTCGTGATATTGAGGAACATTGTAAACTACAAAGACAACAATTTGAAACAGAATACACTTTCAACGAGGAGGAGATGTTGATCGAACATTATAGACAAAAGAAAGCCctattaaaacaacaacactCTGAACAGAAACAAATCTATCAAGAACAAACTCAACTTCAATATCGTTTACTTCAAGAGCAACACAAAGAATCACCAGCTCTTTTAACTGATCAACATTTGAAACAAAAAGAATCCATTGAGgaacaacaaaaagagaGATTAACTCTTCAACAAGAGGAACATCGTATTCAACAAGAATCACTCAAAAAACAAGAACAGAAAAAGAAAGGTTCCGTCACTGACTTACCTGCTTCATTGGCATCCATGCAATTGGAACAATCCAAACAACTTCAATTACTCTCCGAACAACTCCAAGCTGAATTGGCAACCATGTTTGAAAGACATACCAAGGAAACTCAATCTCTTCAAGCAGAGTTGGCAAAGGCTCAAGAGAAACTTCAATCTGATCAACAAAAATTACTTCATGATCTCACTGAAGAACAAAAGAAAtcgaaattaaaattaaaatctgaaTCACCATCTTGTAAAGAGAATCCATTAcatatgaaaaagaaatcaactGGTACAACTCCACCCTCAACAAgttcaaatcaaaaaactttaaataattcaaatggtgCTTCTTCCAAtggtcatcatcatcatcatcatcaaagcGCTGGTGtaggtggtagtggtggtaccATTAGTAGTTCTCATAATACCCCTGTATTACCTCATAATATGAAACATCAAAGATCTTTTTCAACTAGTTTaccttcttttaaatttgataatcaagattaa
- a CDS encoding hypothetical protein (Group-specific antigen), with protein MWRAVLVVFFSEVLFVYPCFLGIESGCHIPEFQASYFIVSSAPFF; from the coding sequence ATGTGGAGGGCAGTTCTGGTCGTCTTTTTCTCTGAGGTATTGTTCGTATATCCATGCTTTCTGGGCATTGAATCTGGTTGCCATATTCCAGAGTTCCAGGCCTCCTATTTCATAGTCTCTTCTGCTCCTTTCTTTTGA
- the abcG15 gene encoding ABC transporter G family protein yields the protein MDSNENKKNGGDSLELNIINNNNDNNNNNDNNNNSTEEHIESVEQSIKEFNNVANELETEFRDYLVETHKNDVNNIKNDIEAPPSGEFEPGGGAEDEDFKLRNYFKQSKVDAIQNGGKLKKMGVSFKNLTVIGKGADQSVVSDLATPFTFLISKLNVKNWFKKSKPSTFDILHDVSGFCKDGEMLLVLGRPGSGCSSLLRTISNQTGSYVDVLGSVTYGGIDQKKWDKYKAECIYVPEEDTHYPTLTVRETLEFALKCKTPSNRLPNEKKRTFRSKIFNLLLGMFGMVHQAETMVGNEFVRGLSGGERKRITIAESMVSASSINCYDCSTRGLDAASALDYAKSIRIMSDTLHKTTIASFYQASDSIYNLFDRVLILEKGRCVYFGPVGLAKQYFIDMGFECEPRKSTPDFLTGVTNPQERKVRPGFTVPESSAEFEEAWKQSEIYAQSCQEQREYEKLIEIEQPSIDFIQEITEQKSKSTSKSSPYTTGFFVQVIALTIRNFQIIWGDKFSLISRYSSVLVQAPIYGSVFFAMSNSIDGAFTRGGAIFSSILFNALLSEQELSITFTGRRILQKHKTYAMYRPAALHFAQIITEIPIIMIQVFLFSIVTYFMFGLDSSGSKFFINCFTLIGFTLATNNLYRLAGNLTPSVYIGQNIMNVLFLTMMTFTSYIIPYHQMPVWFGWYHYCNPFSFAFRALMGNEFNGLKFDCIEDAIPKGEFYQNETFTPYRSCATTAAEPGQLYFTGERYLEKSFGWEIKPSTQGFIAYNICIVYGFWILFIICNCIVLNIIDWTSGGFTCKVYLKGKAPKMNDVENEKQQNLLVQQATNNMKESLSMPGGLFTWQHMYYSVPIGGNTMKLLLDDIQGWIKPGQMTALMGSSGAGKTTLLDVLAKRKTTGQVQGTTLLNGKPLEIDFERITGYVEQMDVLNPALTVRETLRFSAKLRGEPTISLEEKFKYVEQVLEMMEMKHLGDALIGDLETGVGISVEERKRTTIGVELVAKPHILFLDEPTSGLDAQSSYNIIKFIRKLADAGMPLVCTIHQPSSVLFEHFDRILLLAKGGKTVYFGDIGEKSKTLTSYFQRHGVRECSDSENPAEYILEACGAGRHGKSVVDWPQAWKESPEYQSICQELKELQVTGSSYASIHVDNGKPREYATSLTYQTIEVYKRLNLIWWRSPGYSYGTFIQSALVGLINGWTFYNLQDSANDMNQRIFFIFNVTMLGILLMFLVLPQFITQQDYFKRDYASKFYHWLPFALSIIVVELPFVLVSGTIFFFCSFWTAGLNSDASTNFFFWLIFMLFLFYCVGFGQAIGAVCINITVALNLLPVLIIFLFLFCGVLVIPDQIPHFWKWVYHLNPCTHFLEAMVTNVLKHVNVVCTTDDLIKFVKPSSFSTCSDYAFEFLNGSNHSVSGSVQSLGGDNCGYCLYKNGEEYYSKLGWSYDNRWRGFGIIAGYFVLNIFLVVLFVFLTRKGKR from the exons atggatagcaatgaaaataaaaaaaatggtggtgattcattagaattaaatattattaataacaataatgataataataataataatgataataataataattcaacagaAGAACATATTGAATCTGTTGAACAAAGTATTAAAGAGTTTAATAATGTCGCAAATGAATTGGAAACAGAGTTTAGAGATTATTTAGTTGAAACTCATAAAAATgatgttaataatattaaaaatgatattgaagCTCCACCATCAGGTGAATTTGAACCAGGAGGAGGTGCTGAAGATGAggattttaaattaagaaACTATTTTAAACAATCAAAAGTGGATGCAATTCAAAATGGTggcaaattaaaaaagatgggtgtttcttttaaaaatctaaCAGTTATTGGTAAAGGTGCTGATCAATCTGTTGTTTCAGATTTAGCAACTCCTTtcacatttttaatttcaaaattaaatgttaaaaattg gtttaaaaaatcaaaaccatCAACATTTGATATTTTGCATGATGTAAGTGGATTTTGTAAAGATGGTGAAATGTTATTAGTTTTAGGTAGACCAGGATCAGGATGTTCATCATTATTGAGAACAATAAGTAATCAAACAGGATCTTATGTTGATGTACTTGGATCAGTTACCTATGGTGGTATTGATCAAAAGAAATGGGATAAATATAAGGCAGAATGTATTTATGTACCAGAGGAGGATACCCATTATCCAACTTTGACAGTACGTGAAACATTAGAATTTGCATTGAAATGTAAAACACCAAGTAATCGTTTACCAAATGAAAAGAAACGTACATTCAGATCAAAAATcttcaatttattattgggAATGTTTGGTATGGTACATCAAGCAGAAACCATGGTTGGCAATGAATTTGTTAGAGGTTTATCAGGTGGTGAACGTAAAAGAATTACAATTGCAGAATCGATGGTATCAGCATCATCAATCAATTGTTACGATTGTTCAACTCGTGGTCTTGATGCAGCATCAGCATTGGATTATGCAAAATCCATTCGTATTATGTCTGATACATTACATAAAACAACCATTGCATCATTCTATCAAGCATCAGATTCAATCTATAATTTATTCGATCGTGTATTAATTCTTGAAAAAGGTAGATGTGTTTATTTTGGTCCAGTTGGTTTGGCAAAACAATATTTCATTGATATGGGATTCGAATGTGAACCAAGAAAATCCACACCCGATTTCTTAACTGGTGTAACCAACCCACAAGAGCGTAAAGTTAGACCAGGTTTTACAGTACCAGAATCATCAGCAGAATTTGAAGAAGCTTGGAAACAATCTGAAATCTATGCTCAATCATGTCAAGAACAAAGAGAATACGAGAAATTAATTGAGATTGAACAaccatcaattgatttcattCAAGAGATTACTGAACAAAAGAGTAAATCTACAAGTAAATCATCACCTTATACAACTGGTTTCTTTGTTCAAGTGATTGCATTAACAATtagaaattttcaaattatttggGGTGATAAATTCTCTTTGATCTCAAGATACTCTTCTGTTTTGGTTCAAGCACCAATTTATGGTAGTGTTTTCTTTGCAATGTCAAATTCAATCGATGGAGCATTCACAAGAGGTGGTGCAATCTTTTCATCAATCTTATTCAATGCTCTACTTTCAGAACAGGAGCTTAGTATTACCTTCACAGGAAGAAGAATACTTCAAAAACATAAAACCTATGCAATGTATAGACCAGCAGCATTACATTTTGCTCAAATCATTACAGAGATACCAATTATTATGATTCAAGTTTTCCTTTTCTCAATTGTTACCTACTTTATGTTTGGTTTAGATTCAAGTGGTTCAAAATTCTTTATCAATTGTTTCACATTGATTGGTTTTACATTGGCAACAAATAACCTCTACAGATTAGCAGGTAATTTAACACCATCGGTTTACATTGGTCAAAATATTATgaatgtattatttttaacaatgATGACATTCACTTCATACATCATTCCATATCATCAAATGCCAGTTTGGTTTGGTTGGTATCATTATTGTAATCCATTCTCATTTGCATTTAGAGCATTGATGggtaatgaatttaatggcTTGAAATTTGATTGTATTGAAGATGCAATTCCAAAAGGtgaattttatcaaaatgaaACCTTTACACCCTATAGATCCTGTGCAACCACTGCAGCTGAACCAGGTCAACTTTATTTCACAGGTGAACGTTATTTAGAGAAATCATTTGGTTGGGAAATTAAACCATCAACTCAAGGATTCATAGCATACAATATTTGTATAGTCTATGGATTTTGGATACTATTTATCATTTGCAATTGtatagttttaaatattatcgATTGGACAAGTGGTGGTTTCACTTGTAAAGTTTATCTCAAAGGAAAAGCACCAAAAATGAATGAtgtagaaaatgaaaaacaacaaaatctaTTGGTACAACAAGCAACCAACAATATGAAAGAATCTTTATCAATGCCTGGTGGTTTGTTCACTTGGCAACATATGTATTATTCTGTCCCAATTGGAGGTAATACTATGAAGTTATTATTGGATGACATTCAAGGTTGGATTAAACCAGGTCAAATGACAGCATTAATGGGTTCATCAGGTGCTGGTAAAACAACATTATTGGATGTTTTAgctaaaagaaaaacaactgGTCAAGTTCAAGGTACAACATTATTAAACGGTAAACCATTGGAAATCGATTTCGAACGTATTACAGGTTACGTTGAACAAATGGATGTTTTAAATCCAGCTTTAACCGTTAGAGAAACTTTAAGATTCTCTGCTAAACTTCGTGGTGAACCAACCATATCATTGGAagagaaatttaaatatgttGAACAAGTATTGGAAATGATGGAAATGAAACATCTAGGTGATGCATTAATTGGTGATTTAGAAACTGGTGTTGGTATTTCAGTTGAAGAACGTAAACGTACAACAATCGGTGTTGAATTGGTTGCAAAACCACATATTCTTTTCCTTGATGAACCTACATCAGGTTTAGATGCTCAATCAtcttataatattattaaattcattcgTAAACTAGCAGATGCAGGTATGCCATTGGTTTGTACAATTCATCAACCATCATCAGTATTATTTGAACATTTCGATCGTATTCTTTTATTAGCAAAAGGTGGTAAAACCGTTTATTTTGGTGATATTGGTGAGAAATCTAAAACGTTAACATCCTATTTCCAACGTCATGGTGTTAGAGAATGTAGTGATAGTGAAAATCCAGCTGAATATATTCTTGAAGCATGTGGTGCTGGTCGTCATGGTAAATCTGTTGTCGATTGGCCACAAGCTTGGAAAGAATCTCCAGAATATCAATCAATTTGTCAAGAATTGAAAGAACTTCAAGTCACTGGATCATCGTATGCCTCAATTCATGTTGATAATGGTAAACCAAGAGAATATGCAACTTCATTAACCTATCAAACCATTGAAGTCTATAAAcgtttgaatttaatttggtGGAGATCACCAGGTTACTCCTATGGTACTTTTATTCAAAGTGCTTTGGTTGGTTTAATCAATGGTTGGACATTTTACAATTTACAAGATTCTGCAAACGATATGAATCAACgtattttcttcattttcaatgtAACAATGCTTGGTATTCTCTTGATGTTTTTGGTTTTACCACAATTTATCACTCAACAAGATTACTTTAAACGTGACTATGCTAGTAAATTCTACCATTGGTTACCATTTGCTTTGTCAATTATTGTGGTTGAATTACCTTTTGTTTTGGTTTCTGGtacaattttctttttctgtTCTTTCTGGACCGCTGGTTTAAATTCTGATGCCTCAACAAACTTTTTCTTTTGGCTTATATTCATGTTATTCCTATTCTATTGTGTTGGTTTCGGTCAAGCAATTGGTGCAGTTTGTATAAATATCACGGTTGCTCTTAATCTTTTACCAGttttaatcattttcttATTCCTTTTTTGTGGAGTTTTAGTTATTCCTGACCAAATTCCACACTTTTGGAAATGggtttatcatttaaatccaTGTACTCACTTTTTAGAAGCTATGGTtacaaatgttttaaaacatGTTAATGTTGTTTGTACTAcagatgatttaattaaattcgTTAAAccttcttcattttcaactTGTTCAGATTATGCTTTTGAATTCTTAAATGGCTCAAATCATTCTGTCTCTGGTAGTGTTCAATCTTTAGGTGGTGACAATTGTGGTTATTGTCTCTATAAAAATGGTGAAGaatattattcaaaattaGGTTGGTCCTATGATAATAGATGGCGTGGTTTTGGTATTATTGCTGGCTATTTTGTactaaatatatttttagtagttttatttgttttcttAACCAGAAAAggtaaaagataa